The nucleotide window TCAGAGTGGGGCGGGGAATGGGATTCAGGGCCTTTCCCGGggcgggggactggctggctcagggagtgAGGCACGGGGCTGTTCCTATCCATGGGGTATTCTAACTCTTGTAGTGGTCTGGgacggggtgtgtgtgagggaggtggtggctggcaggcCCTGTACCGCTGTCTGCATTTGGAACAGGGGTCAGGACTGGTGCGAGGAGAtaagctgcagctctggggcaaATCCAAACCGCGGGGGGGCACCCGTGCCGGGACACTCGCAGAGGTGCACATCTTCAGCTGAAGGGAGGCGGCTGTGAGTGATCCTGGGCCCCGTGGCATGTCTGCAGTGTGGGACTGGTACTGCTGGAGCTGGGGGCCTTTGGGGCTAATCTGTGTCGGGGCCCTCTGACCTCAGACCCAAGGCTCTTACCTGCTTAACTGGAAGCAGGCAGCTCCCGATCTGCAGCGCGTCCCCCCCTGGCTGGGGGTTCATGAAATCGGGTCAACGTCCTGGGCACGGGAGGGTGAAGCCGAATCAATGGAAGTGGCTCAGATAGCGAAGTCCGAGCCAGACCGGCTTCAGCAGCCTGAAAATGCACTGTGCCTTCAGCCTGCACCCCTGTATGTGTAAACACGCAGTCTGTATGGATGCAGCCATGCAGGTACGGGGGGAGCAGGGATGTCCGCATGGAGACGGGGTGTGGAGATGCACACTGGGGGCGTGGCTGGGGAGATCCAGCGCTCTGCCTGACTTGTGCTGCTGTTGTCACGACTCTTGTGCTATCTGATGTTTCTTCATAAAGACCCAGCTCCCAGGGTCATGTGATTTATTTGAGACTTGCCGCTTTTGTTTGGAAAAAGTCCATTCTGGCTCTCCTGGCTGGCAGGGTGGGGTGTCAGGAGACAAGAAAAcagctcaaaaagcagaaggcaaaacCAGCCAAAtcagggcggggggaggaagagtttcagaaacaaaaacaatgggTCTTACGTGGCCCTGAGTCACGAAAATTTCAGATTAGTGACTGTACAGGGAGAGGTGGAAGCCTTTGTGTGAGAGAGTTGGATGGGCGTGTATCTGTGCATGCAGGTCTGGGGCTGTGGATAGAACGAGTCAGGCTGTCTGTGCTGGAATACAGTGGCACATTGGACAGACAGATGGCCGGGGGAGGCTCCCAGATCCTGCATGGGTCTCCTTGGGAGAGCAGCGCTGTCTCCGGTTAGCGGGATGAGCAAATCGGGTGCAAGGGGGCCTGTTAAATGGAGTGCATTTGATCAGCACCTGTAGCAGCATTCAGCTGGCTGGGCTAGAAACCTTCCCATGTCCCACGGCTGGCAGCCTCTGCCCGATTCTCCCTCGCTCTggattggggcgcaggagggTGACAGCGCTTTAAACAGCACGCTTGCTCCTTTACGAATTCATGGCAGCACAGCGGAAGAGATCTTCATCTGGTGCATCCCTGACGGGATGGGGCATggggctatttatacagggaccccttgccCAATGTTGGGGCTCCCAGCTCTTCCTTTGGGGAGACAATTCTCCAGCCTGATCCATCTCTCTGTTGTGATATTTTTCCATGGTATGCAGCCTAgcttttcccttttctgaaccagcCCCAGTTGTCCCTTGGCTTTGTCTATATGCAGAGCTGCACCTCTTTAAGGTCTGGGTTTAAATGGATTCAGGTAACTGGTGTAAATGGCCCTGTGGACACACTGGGTTGGCTGGAGGTGGACTTAGGTCTAAGCATGCCATTGGACTGGTTACAAAGCTGCCGCAGTCAGTTCTATCGGAGCAATTCCCTGTGCAGCCCTTGCCCAGGCGTTGTTACTTGGGCAAACGACCCAGGAACAGGCGTGTTCGTACAGGGCTCTGCGTGCCCCAAACCCATAGAGTTAAACCCGTgggcagagaagagctgcagaaatgatctgagggctggagaaaatgccttggAGTGAGACTGAGCGTGCTCGGTCTGGCTAGCGTCTCACAAGGGTCACGAGGTGCAGGGGTCGGGGGGtcaaagtggtttccatcacatgcagagtttacagtttggttcagtggctcttgGCACCCCCCTCTACACGCTGCTCCAACGCCCCTGAGGAGGTGACTGTCCCAGGCGCTGAAAGGCTCTCTGAACCGAGCAGAGAAGCAGGACAGGAGCCAGTGATGGGACAGTAAAGCCAGACATGGTACAACTGGAAACAAGGCACCAGTTCTGAGTGGATTGGGAGGGACTCCCATGGGAAGTGGTGGGCTCTCACTGAGAGGCGGGTTTGTGCAGGGGGACTGCGTCGAAttccctggcctgtgctatacagcaggtcagactgcAAGCACAaacagtcccttctgacctgaatCGCCCTGGATCTGTGGGTAGAAGGGTCCCGGGCGGGCAGGAAAAGCAGGTCCATAGGTggagagaccattagatcatctagtcagaccccCAGAATAACACCTGCAACTTAAATGGCTCCTATGGGAATTATCCCCCCAAACCCATCTGTAACTCTCTGGGGTTGTGGTTCCCAGCCTTCCACATCTCCCTGTCAGAGGGGCATCCCCAGTGAGGAGCTGGCCATCTCTGAGCTGCAGGGGCTTGGAGCTCAGTGTGGGATACTCGTGGGGGTGTGTGTCTCTTGTTCTCCCCCCACAATCACTAACCAGCTCAGTCTCTCTCTAGGCTGTGAATCAGGACATTTGGAtctgtcctggctctgggaaggacgtggggtctagtggttagagctggggggctgggttctcttcctggctctgagaggggagtggggtttagtggtcagagcagaggggcggggaaccaggactcctgggttctgttctggctCTGTGAGGGGAGTGGCGTTTAGTGGTCagaacaggggggctgggagccaggaatcctCGTTTctagctctggaaggggagtggggtccagcgGGTCAAAGCAGGAGGGTCTGGGAGAgcagactcctgggttccatcccaaCTCTGTGAGTGGCATTGGGTCTAGTGGCTGTCCCTGTCCCACTAACTggctctgtctcttccccccacagTGGTGCTGACCCAGCGGGTGAAGGTCCGGAATGAGGTCACGGGCTATGTGGGCGACGAGGCCACGCTGCAATGCCTCTTCCCCACAACCAGCTCCGACGTCAAGGTCAGCCAGGTTACCTGGATGAAGGAGATGGGGGGCAAGAAGCAGAATGTGGCTGTCTACCTCCCGGACCACAAGCCCAACTTCCCCTTGGACAACAGTGGCAGAATCCGGTTTCTGAACGTCTCCCTGCAGGACGCCACGCTGATCATCCAGCCCCTGCGCATGGGCGACGAGGGCACCTACATCTGCGAATTCGCCACCTACCCTCATGGCAACGAGGATGGGGTCACCACACTCAGCATCCTGGGTGAGGGGGGCGCCCCAGGCGGGGAACTGGTTGGGGGGAATGTCACATGGGGCCTTCCCTTCTAGGGTGTGCCAATCCCACCCAAGGGCATGGgactggctggggtgggggtgggggagtgagataCAGGCCTTCCCCTCTAGGGGGGGTGTGGGGCTGATGGTTTGGCCTGCAGGTCCCATCTTCTTAGGGAATGGTCTGTGGGATGCCCCTGGGGTCAGATGCAGCCTGCGCCACTCCCAGGGCAGGGGAAGTGGTGAAATCGGTGCCTCGGGGTTCCTCGTTCCTGTGTCTGACATGGGCAGAACTGCCTGTGCTAATTGCTTTAATTAACGATGGGGAAAGCCTAGTTAGGCACGGCTACCAGGCCGCCCTGGGAGAAGATCTCGGTGGGCAGCTGCTGGGAAAGGGACTTTCAGCGACAGGATCTTGGCGAGATGAGTCCGGGGAGCTGGAACTTGGGACTCCTGGATCAGCTCCCACGGAGCTTGGCCAAGTCCAATCTCTGCGCAGTGCCTGGCGCGACGGCAcccctgatcttggctggaggAGCCTGGGGAACGCCACTGGCTAACCCTGCCCTCTGgtccccccagccaggcccaccAACACGGCCGAGTCGCGGAAGGTGGTGGCGGGTAACACCATGATCCCGGTGGCCGTCTGCACCTCAGCCAATGGCAAACCCCCTTCCCGCATCACCTGGGTCGCCACCCTTCCCGGCAATTTCAATGCCTCCGAGGTGACCAACGGAGACGGCACCGTCACTGTCACCAGCCAGTTCAACATGGTGCCCACGGCGGTGGCAGACCAGGAGCAAATCACCTGCGTCATCAGCCAGAGGACACTGACGGAGCCGGAGAACATCCCTGTCACGCTGTCCGTGCTGTGTGAGTGcggggcccagggctcctgggtcccATCcgcggctctgggaggggagtgggggctagagcagagggcctgggagccaggactcttgggttctttCCTGTCCCTGgtggggaagtggggtctagtgggttagaaggtggggaggggctgggggccaggactcctgggttctctgtctCTGGGACAAGGATAGCTTGGGCCCCAAAGGCAGGTGGTAGGGTCTGACTGGCCCCTCTGCTTTCTCCACAGACCCCCCCCAAGTCACCATCGAGGGCTATGATGACAACTGGTACGTGAGCCGGAGTGAGGCCGTGCTGAGATGTGTGGCCAAAGGGAACCCCAAACCCACCCATTACTCCTGGAGCACGTGAGTCCCTGCACAGGCCCATGGGGGAGGAGATGCTGCTGttagaccccccccctccccacccccaaaacacactggctGACTCCTAGATtgggatctagtgggttagagcaggggggctgggagccaggactcctgggttgtatccctggctctgggaggcaagtggggcctagtgggttagagcagggggggctgggaggcagtgttccctctcatttttcccacccatgtgcacatgcacaaaacaaaattcatgtggtgggagtggggccgaggggtttggagtgtgggagggggctctgtggttgggccagggatgagggttcagggctggggctccggctgggagtgcaggctctggggtggggccggggatgaggggtttggggtgcaggctgccctggggttatggcagggagagaggatccttggctgtgggaggggagtgaggtctagaGGGTTAGAgctgcggggctgggagccaggactcctgggttctgtgcccatCATGGGAGAAGGGGTGTTCCAGGGGACAAAGGGATTACATTTACAGGAGGGGTGGCAGGTCCTGGCTCATGGTGCTGCTCCCATGGGGAGGAGGAAATGAAAACATAAACCAGCTCCCAAACCTGTTTTTCTAGGTTGTGAAGGGCCTCAGGTCCTGTTCTGCTGGGTAGCAGGGCCCCAAACTCCCCAGAGCCAGGCTAGTGAGGGGCCCCGGGCACTCTTTGTAGGCGGGCCCCTCACCTCAGGGTGACCTGTCCCTGTGGGAGACTTGGTTGGCTGGGAGGGGGCTGTCTCATTCTGTCCCCGCTTCTGCAAGGCTCGGGAGGCTGATGGTCCGAACCAGTTCATCTTTCCCACCTGGGAGGAACAGCTgcacccccccgacccccagaCCCTGCTAGGAGCAGGGCAACCAGCTGCTGGTCACTCGGCAGCCGGGCTGAAAGGAGAGCCCTGTGCCGGGGAGGACTgcggctgggggctggggctcagtgtggtttgggcagtgtggcagccACGCTTACTTTGAGCATCGGAGGGGTTACCTGGggggccccacccagcccctggcaCAGAGCTCGGAACCGTTGTCCCAGTGGCTACCCACCGCTGCCTGggtctccctctgccccccactccccatagTGTGTCAGCAGCAAGTGTGTTGggggttgttcctgctttgaATGCACACCTGAAGGAGTCAAATGGCTGggcggggcctgggagccaggagtcctgggttctatcccagctctgggagggacgTGGGGTCTAGTATGTAGAGcatgggatggggctgggagccaggtcaAACCCCAGGTCTGAGAAGGGCGTGGGGTGGGTATGCTGGGAGTCAGGTCCCCCTGCCCTGGTCTCTAaccagcctctcccctcccttcccccagccccagtgggCCGCTGCCCCCCACGGTGCAGGTACAGGGCGACCGGCTGCTGGTGCAGTCAGTGGACGTGGCGGTGAACACGACCTTCATCTGCCAGGTCACTAATAGCGTGGGGACGACACGGGTCGAGCAGATCATCCTGGTGCGAGGTGAGTGCGCGGGGGTCCTTTCCTGGTGGCTGAGAATGGggggtgtcccctcccccaccagggggaCGGGTGTGTGATCTGGGTCCAGGGTCTGTTCAAAGGGCTGGAGgagcgcagggtgggggtgggaggctcaTCCGGGGCTGGGGGTGTCTGTGTGCTGGGGGGGCTCCCAGGGGAAGGTGGCGTGATCTCATGCAGGGATATTGGAAGTTCCAGAGGGTGGGGCTcccaggagtgggggaggggtgtctgtgTCATCCCCTGGGAGGCGAAGGGGCCTCTCCTGGGGCGAGAGGGGGTCCCTGCAAATGTTGTTGGCgcctacccctccccccctccccccccccggccgcttCATCGCCTCTCCCCAAGGCATTGCTCTGGAGCCTGTGCCCTCTGAGCGAGGGACTGGGGGCAGAGGCCCTGCCTAGCTGGTGGAAGCTGCTCGGGGAATGTGTTACATCTCATTGCCTTTTCTGGGGGTGTGGTGGGCTCTCCCACACCCCTGCCGGAAGCTGCAGGCTCTTCCCCCCCActcacccacctccccagggGTCCTGCAGCCCGGGAGCTGGGGTAATCTCCCGCAGCTTCAGCTTTTCCTAGTCAATCGGGGTTGGTCTggtctcaggactcctgggttctctccctggttctTAGGGGTAGGAggggggggtctagtgggttaagcagggggctgggctgggctggcatcAGGACTCCCGCTGTTACTGCTCTGGTGGTGACTGGGCAGCATTGCGGGGATGGGGATGCCTGTGACTGTCCTGTGCCAATAATTCTCTGCTCTCAGGATCTGCACACAGGTGTGAggctcctgcagcagccaggCTTTGTAGGCCTTGCAGCATGTGTGAACATTAATATGGGGGtcaagggggggggcggggtcagttAATACCCAAGTGCATTGTGGGAGGGCAGGGCAAACCAGGTGCGTTGTGGGGGAGTGTGTGGGGCATATACCAATAACCGGGTGCATTGTGGGGCAGGCGAGGTGCCGTTAGCCGGATGCATGGCGGGGCAGGCGGCTTGGTGTGTGCCAACTGCCGGGTGCATTGTGGAGAGGGGGACAGGGGGCTTGGTGTGTGCGACTAGCCCGGTGCATTATGGGGGTGAGGCATGTGTCCACAGCCAGGTGCATTGTGCGGCAGGGGGCTTGGTGTGTGCCAACAgcccggtggggtgggggtggggcatgtgCCAACAGCCAGATGTGTTGAGGGGGATGGGCATGTGGGGCCCAGGTGCATTggaggggtagggcagggggtgaggcATGTGCCAACAGCTGGGTGCCTTGTTGGAATGGGCGTGCAGGGGCCCAGGTGCATTGTGGGCCCAGGCGGGGTGTGAGTTTTGGGGGCACTGGGCAgagcggggaagggaggggagac belongs to Natator depressus isolate rNatDep1 chromosome 24, rNatDep2.hap1, whole genome shotgun sequence and includes:
- the NECTIN2 gene encoding nectin-2 isoform X3, coding for MGAPRSLVFWCLLSVVLTQRVKVRNEVTGYVGDEATLQCLFPTTSSDVKVSQVTWMKEMGGKKQNVAVYLPDHKPNFPLDNSGRIRFLNVSLQDATLIIQPLRMGDEGTYICEFATYPHGNEDGVTTLSILARPTNTAESRKVVAGNTMIPVAVCTSANGKPPSRITWVATLPGNFNASEVTNGDGTVTVTSQFNMVPTAVADQEQITCVISQRTLTEPENIPVTLSVLYPPQVTIEGYDDNWYVSRSEAVLRCVAKGNPKPTHYSWSTPSGPLPPTVQVQGDRLLVQSVDVAVNTTFICQVTNSVGTTRVEQIILVRAQPNMDGAGSTGGIIGGIIAAIVAVAVVATGVLIFRQQQKNRTEQDNDDLDGPPAYKPPPPQKKIEDPELDLPRYHELPTLEDKEPATMGPSLEDEYLDQINPIYDALSFASGEGVPEQGFIMSRALYV
- the NECTIN2 gene encoding nectin-2 isoform X1, encoding MGAPRSLVFWCLLSVVLTQRVKVRNEVTGYVGDEATLQCLFPTTSSDVKVSQVTWMKEMGGKKQNVAVYLPDHKPNFPLDNSGRIRFLNVSLQDATLIIQPLRMGDEGTYICEFATYPHGNEDGVTTLSILARPTNTAESRKVVAGNTMIPVAVCTSANGKPPSRITWVATLPGNFNASEVTNGDGTVTVTSQFNMVPTAVADQEQITCVISQRTLTEPENIPVTLSVLYPPQVTIEGYDDNWYVSRSEAVLRCVAKGNPKPTHYSWSTPSGPLPPTVQVQGDRLLVQSVDVAVNTTFICQVTNSVGTTRVEQIILVRAQPNMDGAGSTGGIIGGIIAAIVAVAVVATGVLIFRQQQKNRTEQDNDDLDGPPAYKPPPPQKKIEDPELVSNPPEVEVENIPLKAAYFEPSIAVDPTEPDLPRYHELPTLEDKEPATMGPSLEDEYLDQINPIYDALSFASGEGVPEQGFIMSRALYV
- the NECTIN2 gene encoding nectin-2 isoform X2, which translates into the protein MGAPRSLVFWCLLSVVLTQRVKVRNEVTGYVGDEATLQCLFPTTSSDVKVSQVTWMKEMGGKKQNVAVYLPDHKPNFPLDNSGRIRFLNVSLQDATLIIQPLRMGDEGTYICEFATYPHGNEDGVTTLSILARPTNTAESRKVVAGNTMIPVAVCTSANGKPPSRITWVATLPGNFNASEVTNGDGTVTVTSQFNMVPTAVADQEQITCVISQRTLTEPENIPVTLSVLYPPQVTIEGYDDNWYVSRSEAVLRCVAKGNPKPTHYSWSTPSGPLPPTVQVQGDRLLVQSVDVAVNTTFICQVTNSVGTTRVEQIILVREHPTRLQSSAGAVAGGLVGGILALALLGALVFFLLRRRRARPPVKGAYDPTTRVYGNGAPHNFTYRPDSELDRPLKAAPGEGAPGERPGPYSYPGQRHEEEEEEEERLDEVGPMLRLSAHPGHSAPSGYEDDDMESQHDGSIISKTAVYV